The sequence ACAACCGGGTCAACAGACGATTCTTCTCTTCCAGTACCAAGCGTAAGCGGTTGAGCAGAGTCTCTTCGTGCAGGAGATCGCCCATCCGTATCCCTGAACGGCTCATCTTATCGGCGAAAGCTGGCCCAATACCACGACCGGTCGTACCAATCCGGCCCTCACCACGAGCCTCTTCCTGCAACTGGTCAAGCTGAATGTGATAGGGCATAATCACGTGGGCGCGATCACTGATAAACAACTTCGCCGTTGATACGCCACGTGCCTCAAGATCGTCGATCTCTTTGATCAAGACTTCTGGGTTGATCACGACGCCAGGACCGATCACATTGACGATGCCCGGATCAAAGATACCTGAGGGTACCAGATGCAGCTTGAAGGTACCGAGGTGATTAACAACGGTATGACCGGCATTGTTGCCACCACCATACCGAATAACCAGGCGTGCACGGGCTGCCAGCAGATCGACCAAATGACCTTTGCCCTCATCACCCCATTGAGCACCAATTAATGCAACAACAGGCATCGTCTCACTCCTTTTTATGGTAGCATGCGTAGTACGTCTATATCCTTCAGCTATCCACCTGAACCACGATCAGGAACGCAACGCTGCACGCAGACCCGCTAACGCCTCGTCAACATGTTCTGGTTGAATGATCAGCGGTGGCAGCAAGCGAATAACATCTTCACCTGCTGTCGCAACGAGGAGACCGTGGCGATGGGCAGCTTCTCGAACAGCACTAGCCGAACCAGCAATCCGAATACCACGCATTAACCCACGTCCACGCAATTCAAGCACCTGGTCGGCGTGGTCGGCAGCGAAATCGTGTAAAGCTTCGTCGAAATAGTTACTCACCTGCCGGACATGGTTCAAAAAGGATGGATCGCTAATCTTGCGGAATACCACTGTTCCGACCGCAGTGGCGAGAGGATTCCCACCAAACGTTGTTCCATGGTCGCCAGGATGGATCGTATCTGCCACGTGTTGCCCCATTAGCACAGCACCGATGGGTAGACCACCGGCCAGCGGCTTCGCGACAGTCATCATGTCAGGGTATACACCGAGCTGTTCATGGGCCCAGAGCGTACCGGTGCGACCGACACCACACTGTATTTCGTCAAATATCAGGAGCGCACCGTAACGATGACAGAGATCGCGTACCCCCTGTATGAAAGCTGGCTCAGCCGCACGCAAACCACCTTCACCCTGCACCGGTTCGATCACTACAGCGCAAACGTCATCACTCATAACCTCCGCCAGTGATACCAGATCGTTGTAGCGAGCAAAGCGCACGCCAGGCATGACCGGCATAAAGGGTTCACGGTATTTCTCGCGAGCCGTAATCGCCACCGCTCCCATAGTACGACCATGGAAGCTACCATCGAACGCGACAATGGTCGTTTTGCCTTCACCAAAGTGAGCGCGTGCATAGCGACGTGAGAATTTGATCGCACCTTCGATGGCTTCAGCACCGCTGTTGCAAAAGAATGCCTTGGCAAAGGCCGGACTACTTTGCACCAGCAGCTTCGCCAGCTCAATAGCCGGTCGGGTGTGGTAAAGGTTAGAAACGTGGATCAGCCGTTCAGCCTGGGCATTGATCGCCGCAAGTACATCTCGATCACCATAACCGAGCGCATTCACGGCGATTCCAGCCACAAAATCGAGGTAGCGACGACCTTCGCTATCGTAGAGATAAACCCCTTCACCACGTTCGATAACGAAATCGGCCCGCACATAGCTCTGCAAGAGATAGTCGTGATCGGCCTGAATAATATCTGCGGCACGCTCGCCGGTCATAGCCTGTCCTTTCCGTTCGGTGAGAACACACAGCGCAATTATACCACCGGCAGCCGCTTGTAGAGCATGATCTAAAACCTGGGCTTTTGATGAGGCTCTACGATAACATCTATTCACTTGGTCTTTCTAATGAGAAGTGTTGGCGGGCAATGCGTGCGTCGCCCCTATGTGATGGATGGGGGGTTCGCCGTCTTCAGTGAACGTGCTGTGGAGTATGCCTGGTACCCCTCACCTTCCCCTGACCTCCCTTCCTCTCCCACCAGCAGAGAGGAAGGAGTAACGTGCGGCGATGCATGCGTCATACCTTCACCATAGTTCAGAGGGAGATTCGTTGCAGCGTCATGCCGTAGATGGTCACGCCCAAGCAGAGACCACGTATGTGGAACCCGATAGGTATGACGCAAACCATATGGCGCTGGGATCCGGATGATGGCGGGGCGGGTGCAATCTCGGGATAGACGATGCCGGATACCAACGTGGACGATGAACAGTAAGGGCGAAAAAATTTTTCGCCCCTACCGTCCATCCATCCCATCCATCCTATCCATCCCATCATCTCGACATCCTGTCATCTGCTGGCATGATTGATACCGACGATGCAATGGGAACAATGGGAATCGACGGTGGCAATACAATTATTGGTGCTGTACCCATCAGCGACAGCAGTTCACCTAGTTCTGGCGTCAGATCGTACATCAGGAACGCCAGCGCCACGTTGAAGTTACAGATAGTCCTACCCGGAAATCACCCCGTGGTACTATAGACGCTGCGCAAAGTTTCAACTACGATACTGTGTAGTGATCGCATTCTATATGCAATGAGGATTGCCGTGACAGCCATCATCCTTCAAACCCCTGCTGCTGATCCGCTCAACCAGATCATTACGCTGCTTGAGCAATTACGGAACCGATTGCCATTCGCCGAAGAGGAATTAGCGTATCACACCCAACTGCGGGCGATGCTGGCCGAACAGCAAGAACAAAGCGCAGCAGCATTAGCTGCATGGCGGACAGCGCTGGCAAGACGTTGGGAATGCGAGGTGCAGGCTCAACGCCTCTACACCCATGTGCGTCAGCAGGTGATTGACGCTGTCGGCACCGATGCACCATGTTGGCAGCTTGTGGAAGAGGCGCCAGCCGACGGTGCCTGGATGGCAACCGATCTGCTGAACAACCTACGCCGGCTGGCAATCGTTGTCGATCTGATCCAACCTGCACTACCGTCTCACGAGGCGATTCAGGCAGAGTTGCAGACGATGGCAGCGAGGTTGGCGCACGCAATTCAAGAGACAGAAAAGTGTGAGGAAGAGCGCCGCAGAGTACAGGCCGAGCAGCGGATGCTGAACGAGCTATGTCAACGGTCATACCGACGCACACGCCAACGGATCGCCACCCATTTAGGTGGGTAAGCGACTGTTGGGTTAGGTCGGTACTTCTGGCGCCAGGCGGGCCAATTCACGGCGTAGCTGGTTGATACGGGCAATGGTGTTACGCTGATCACCAATACCAGTGATGAGATGGTGTTTTTTGTGGGCCAGTTCGGCGCAGGCCTCGTAAAAGCGGCTGGCTGCTTTGCTACGCATACGGTTGCGGAGCTGACCGCTAAACGATTTAGCAGCAAGATAATGTTTTGGCGAGATGATGCCAGCCGCAACCTCCTCGGTCAGATACGTTTCAATATGCTTTTGTTCGCGCCGAATTTCCCAGATGACCAGCCCCAAGACGACAATCCAAGATGACCAGTCAACCAGCAAGGTCAGACCGAGACCGGTCAGGCCAAATTCACCGGCCAGGAAGACTGCCATTGTGTTGTGAAGGGCATGTAAACAAACCGCCAGCAACCATCCGGCAAAGGGAGAGATGAAACGGATCAACCGATTGGGATGCAGACGAAACATTGCCAGTCCAAGCCCAATCCATGCTGTGTACACTGCATGCCCCCAGCCGCCCAGGATGACTCGTAAAATGAAGAGTGAGATCAGCCCACCAACACCATTTTCACTGTAACCAAAGAAATAGAGGTAAAGCAGATTTTCAGTAGCCGCGAAACCGAGTGCAGTAATCGCTGCATAGAGCATGCCATCAAGGCGTGAGTCAAACTCTTCGGGGAAGGCAAGCATAATGATGACGACCGCAATCCCCTTGAGACTCTCTTCGACCAGCGGTGCCAGGAGCGTTGTTCCTGCCAGCTCGGCTGAGGCTTCACCGATAAAGATAGCCAGTGAGGCCTGTGCCAGACCCGTCCAGACAATTGCGCCAAGTGTTGCCACAAATGCGCCCCACAGAAAGGCGCCAAACAGCAGACGACGCGGCTCCTTCTCGAAGCGGTCGAGCCAGTA comes from Chloroflexus sp. Y-396-1 and encodes:
- a CDS encoding aspartate aminotransferase family protein — translated: MTGERAADIIQADHDYLLQSYVRADFVIERGEGVYLYDSEGRRYLDFVAGIAVNALGYGDRDVLAAINAQAERLIHVSNLYHTRPAIELAKLLVQSSPAFAKAFFCNSGAEAIEGAIKFSRRYARAHFGEGKTTIVAFDGSFHGRTMGAVAITAREKYREPFMPVMPGVRFARYNDLVSLAEVMSDDVCAVVIEPVQGEGGLRAAEPAFIQGVRDLCHRYGALLIFDEIQCGVGRTGTLWAHEQLGVYPDMMTVAKPLAGGLPIGAVLMGQHVADTIHPGDHGTTFGGNPLATAVGTVVFRKISDPSFLNHVRQVSNYFDEALHDFAADHADQVLELRGRGLMRGIRIAGSASAVREAAHRHGLLVATAGEDVIRLLPPLIIQPEHVDEALAGLRAALRS
- a CDS encoding PrsW family intramembrane metalloprotease, whose translation is MIGFIAAAILSFVPAFIYAAIAYWLDRFEKEPRRLLFGAFLWGAFVATLGAIVWTGLAQASLAIFIGEASAELAGTTLLAPLVEESLKGIAVVIIMLAFPEEFDSRLDGMLYAAITALGFAATENLLYLYFFGYSENGVGGLISLFILRVILGGWGHAVYTAWIGLGLAMFRLHPNRLIRFISPFAGWLLAVCLHALHNTMAVFLAGEFGLTGLGLTLLVDWSSWIVVLGLVIWEIRREQKHIETYLTEEVAAGIISPKHYLAAKSFSGQLRNRMRSKAASRFYEACAELAHKKHHLITGIGDQRNTIARINQLRRELARLAPEVPT